A genomic segment from Candidatus Magasanikbacteria bacterium RIFOXYB2_FULL_38_10 encodes:
- a CDS encoding tRNA guanosine(34) transglycosylase Tgt translates to MSNFFEIKYKSKKSQARLGVIHTDHGDVETPDFMAVGTQASVKTLDPRDLNEAGAQIILGNAYHLHLRPGENLIKKMGGLARFMNWDKPTLTDSGGFQVFSLDKEFEVRGAKDNQNLKGKSLVKISEDGVAFRSYIDGSWHIFTPESAIEIQHKLGADIIMAFDQCTKDDAPKQESLEAMERTHRWAKQCLEYHQKQKPLHNYKQRLFGIIQGGQFKDLRIKSAKFITSLPFDGIAIGGESIGYNMKATEKIMGWLNPLLPEDKPRYTMGVGFAPSDLFAVVEMGIDMFDCVAPTRLARNGALYISPKTGGGKKNKYRININNAEFTEDAEPIDPWCDCKVCRGFDGKNFFSRSYLHHLFKTDEIEGLRLASIHNVRFMLKVMEKIRTAIADDKFEKLKKEWVK, encoded by the coding sequence ATGTCAAACTTTTTTGAAATTAAATACAAGTCTAAAAAATCCCAGGCACGGCTAGGTGTGATTCATACTGACCACGGCGATGTGGAAACTCCTGATTTTATGGCCGTGGGAACGCAAGCCTCTGTTAAAACTTTGGACCCGCGCGATTTAAACGAAGCTGGCGCTCAAATTATTTTGGGCAATGCTTATCATTTGCACTTACGTCCTGGCGAAAATTTAATCAAAAAAATGGGCGGCCTAGCGCGGTTTATGAATTGGGATAAACCCACTCTTACTGATAGCGGCGGCTTTCAAGTTTTTTCTTTGGATAAAGAATTTGAAGTACGCGGGGCTAAAGACAATCAAAATTTAAAAGGAAAATCTTTGGTCAAAATTTCTGAAGATGGCGTGGCCTTTAGAAGTTATATTGACGGCAGTTGGCATATTTTTACTCCAGAATCGGCCATAGAAATTCAACACAAACTCGGCGCTGATATTATTATGGCCTTTGATCAATGCACCAAAGATGATGCGCCCAAACAGGAAAGCTTGGAGGCGATGGAGAGAACCCATCGTTGGGCCAAACAATGCTTGGAATATCATCAAAAACAAAAACCTCTGCATAATTACAAACAGCGGCTCTTTGGAATTATCCAAGGAGGACAATTTAAAGATTTGCGCATTAAAAGTGCCAAATTCATCACTTCTCTTCCCTTTGATGGTATTGCCATTGGTGGGGAATCCATTGGTTATAACATGAAAGCTACGGAGAAAATTATGGGCTGGCTAAATCCGCTATTGCCAGAAGACAAACCGCGCTACACCATGGGCGTGGGTTTTGCACCTTCGGACTTATTTGCCGTGGTAGAGATGGGCATTGATATGTTTGATTGTGTAGCGCCCACCAGACTAGCTAGAAATGGTGCCCTATATATTTCACCTAAAACCGGCGGCGGCAAAAAAAATAAATACAGAATAAATATCAATAATGCGGAATTTACAGAAGACGCTGAGCCAATAGATCCCTGGTGTGATTGCAAAGTCTGCCGTGGGTTTGATGGAAAAAACTTTTTTAGCAGGAGCTATCTGCACCATTTATTTAAAACCGATGAAATAGAGGGTCTGCGTTTGGCCAGTATCCACAACGTCCGTTTTATGTTAAAAGTGATGGAGAAAATCCGCACGGCCATCGCTGATGATAAATTTGAAAAGTTGAAGAAGGAGTGGGTGAAATAA